Sequence from the Verrucomicrobiota bacterium genome:
CGCTCGAGGGGCGTCTCGGCGAGCCGCTTGAGCAGGTTGAAGGCGCCGGGCGAGACGCCTCGCCCGCTCAGGCCGCGACTGCACGGGCGGCAGACGAACCCCTTGTGGGCCGGCGAGAAGAAGCCCGCTCCGCTCAACGGCTCGCCCTCGGCGGCGCAGTGCTCCAGCTCGAGCCGGTAGCCGCTCAGGGCGATGAGCCGAAGCTGGAACGCAAAGAGCAAGGCCGGCGCGTTCTTGATCGTATCGAGTCGCGTGAGCGTCTCGACGAGCAAGTCGAACACGTCCGGCTGCGGATCGTCGTCAATCTGCGTCTCGTCAACGAGCGCGAGCACAAA
This genomic interval carries:
- the recO gene encoding DNA repair protein RecO — its product is FVLALVDETQIDDDPQPDVFDLLVETLTRLDTIKNAPALLFAFQLRLIALSGYRLELEHCAAEGEPLSGAGFFSPAHKGFVCRPCSRGLSGRGVSPGAFNLLKRLAETPLERVERVRISQAQTTELARLFDLVLATFLEKKLTVTAIIRKLGAPRG